CCTGAATCTTTAGCAGTTCCCAGGTGCCCACCAGCAAGGTCCAAGTCTGCTGGTTTGGCATTCACTGGTGGAGACGCCCACATTCTGACCTCTAACTGCCTTTCTGTCCTTGGGTCCCAAGATTTGTGCAGCCTCCCTGATGTTCTCACGTGTACACATTTTACATCCAGTCTCTGATTCCCCACCTCTGCTGGAGCTCACAGGTTTCTCCCTGCCTGTGGTAGGGGCAGGGAAAGGACTTtagcttgcttgcttttttcttttttttttctttttttttcctttttaaaaattcatttatttgtttatttaaagattttatttttttaagtaatacctacacccaacatggggcttgaactcacaacccagagactgagccagccaggcgccccctttgtttttgtttctgttttccaacagctttattgaggtataattttgTACAAAGAACTGCATATTTTATGTGTACAATTCACTGCATCTGGACATATGCAAACAGCTGTGATACCATCACCATAATCATAGCTTTCTTTTTCAAACAGCAGCTAACAGATTTTGAGGGCTCATATGGCTCAAAAGTCAAATAATATAGAAAGATATTTCCCCATCTTCCAAACTGTTCTCTATCCCACTtaccctgcccctctcccttggtAACCCCttctattagtttcttttttttttttttttttaacatttatttatttttgagacagagagagacagagcatgaacaggggagaggcagagagagagggagacacagaatctgaaacaggctccaggttctgagcagtcagcacagagcctgatgtggggctcaaactcacggaccgcaacatcatgacctgagccgaagtcggatgcttaaccaaccgagccacccaggcgccccccttctatTAGTTTCTTGTATATCATTCTAGGGTATCTGTATGGATACATTTCCCCCCATTTATATGTGAAAGGAAACATGCCATACATACTGCCTCACTTTGCTCTTTATCAAGTTATCTTAACTGAGCTCTGTGTATCAGTACATAGACATTTcctcattctttgtttttctttggcttcatagtattccatcatatcCTTATTCCAAAGTTTATCTAGTCCCCTGTTGATGGGCATATGTCATACTGCATATGTGCAAGTTTATCTAGGATCCTTGGGCCAAAGGCATATGTCATTTGAAGTTTAGGtagatattgttaaaatacctCTTAGCTTTCTTGGTTGGTAATTTTTAAGTATGAAGAGAGCAGCCCAAATTCCACTTCCCCTAACTCCCCCCAAGCCAAAGGGAGCTGTCCTCCTAATCTCTATTATGGGTCTTCGGCACTTATTTAACATTCCCAGCCTCCTCTGTATTTGTGTTCATATGCATGTTATGTCTCCACCTAGAGCAAAAGAGCTCAGTTCTTTATCTCACATCCTTAGAATTCCTGGTACCATGTGAACACATCTGCTCATTGATCGAGTATTCTTGTCTTTTGTACAAGAAGAGAAATCTCGGCTTTGGACCTGAAAATAAAGATGGTTGCCTGCTGATCCTTGTTAGTATCTTACTGAAACAAAGCTCTTCAGAGGGCAGGTGGTCTGGGGCAGGCACCACAAAtccaatgtaaaaaatatttattgagcatcagaAGTGTAAAGACACAGTGTAAGAGGTTGAGGAGGAAGCCATGAATAAGACATGAACCTCATGAACCTTTGCCCCAAGTTTATTTGGCCTGTACAGTgttcaaaacatttttcagaaatttttataattgtaaaattttataattttataattatatacataatatattattatattatgtatataatacatatattgcatatataaagGTACCCAGATCTTAAATATGCAGCTGGAATGATCACAAAACGTGCTTGAAACATTTGTAGTTAGTCACCAAACTTTAAAAAGCTCTTGAAAAGCCATCTGTGGTAATAGTTTCCCCGCTTTGGGTGGGTACTCATTCCCCAATTTTCCCATATCCTATTCCCTGAatgcatttatatttgaaatcCCTGGGCCTCAATAAAGTAGGATGCCCCAGTATCTGGGAGGAAGATGGGGTTTGTTGGGGGGTTGGAAGagcacagataagaaaacaagaaattgatggggcatctgggtatcTCAGCCAGTTAGGTGTCTgcctcttgacttctgctcaggtcatgatctcacagttcgtggggtcgagcctcACGTAAGGCTCCTGGATGACgtcgcggagcctgcttgggattctctctcttccctctctctctgcccctccccaactggtatgtgcttgctgtctctctctctgtctctctgtctctctgtctctctctctctctctcaaaataaataaacttaaggaaagaaaataaaagaaagaaaacaaattgaccaaaagaaaggaatggaacAGCATCAAACATCAGAATATGCACCCTCTGGAGCAGGTGCTCCCGTGTCCAGTGCCCAGTGTAGAAATTACTGTAACTTTTAACAAAGTTAGAGGATgtttgcaataaaaaataaaatcaactcattttctgcattttaatcTCTTCAAGGACTGTTTTGTCTGAGGCTCCTCAAATAACATTGTTGGTGGTCAAAAACTGAAAGCattagtttgtattttaaagtgtAACATTAAAATACCTGATGAATCGATAACTTGAGCTGCCTGTCAAAGCCATGACTCCGAGAACAAAACCCAATTCTAAAAGTGTTTATCTGATGTTGTCacagaatagattttaaaactgCAGCCACCTGCCTTCTAAAGTTTATCTCCGTTGCACCTGCGCTCACAAATACTTCTGCCCACACACAGGAACTATTGTTCAAAGATTTTGCTGTTGATTCATCATGCAGGCTCTCCAGGAATTATtcacactttaaaatttatttaaaaaaaataatgcatgcacgtgatgaaaaacaaacacaattctgcaaaataatacagaaaattctattttttttctcatccttgtAGTCCGTTTCACCAGAAGAAAGCACTATTACCACTTTCCTGTGTTCCTTCCAAAGATATTCTTTGAATGCACAAACACATACATGTGCGatgtgcacacatatgcacatatacaaaGCCTCCCCCTTTTCCACACAGATAACAGCTAACTGTATGCTTCtcttcacctgttttgttttcatttcacttcatgtATCAAAGGAGATTTTTGGGCATCAGTATGTACATCCACGTTATTCTTTTGGCTGCATAATACATTATATGAACGTTTCATAATTTAACCAGTCTGTTACTGGTAAATGTTTAGCTTTGCAATCTTTCTACTATGAGCAATGCTAAGAACATCCCTTTACATTTATCTCTGTGCGTGGGTGCACAGTTATCTATGGGATGTTATCTATGGGATGAATTCCTAGAATTGGAGTTACGGGGTCAAAAAGGTAGGTgcatcttagtttttttttttttttttttaacatttatttattttaagagagataagtggggagagaaagagatcaagtgggggaggggcaggcagagagagagagagagagagagagagagagaatcccaagcaggctctaccctgtaagctcagagcctgatgtggggctcgatctcatgtaccgtgatatcatgacctgagctgaaatcgagtcaggcgcttaaccaactgagccacccaggtgcccgggatGTATGTTTTAAACACCGTTTGTTGTCGCCCATTTGCCCCACAAAGAGGGTGCCACTGTACCTTCCATCAGTGTATGTAAGTGCACTTTCTCAGGATCCTTGCCAACCCTTTTTATCGGGTATTTTGATCTTCGCAAATCTGGTAGATGAAAATTTATGTTTCATTGGGTTTCAACCTGCCTTTCTCTTGTCACGATCCAGGATTACTTTGTCCAGCAAGAACACTAGCTCCGGGCTGCCGGACAGGCCGACAAGAGCCCCACTTAGAGCTCCTTGTCATTACCTGCCCTGctcttctgttttatcttttttcttctccttggagCAAAAGTGAGACAgcctagctttaaaaaaaaaaaaaaaatcttcatgggGAAAGAAACATTGCAGACATAATGACTAAatgacacttattttttttttttataaacccattctcttttctctgaccCACCTCTCTTTGCCCAGTCTGCCACTACCTCTTTCAAACCTTTTCTTTCTGTACCTTCTGCCTctacctcacactagtcagagaTAGGAACACCTCAGCCCTCTGTGTGGACAGGTTTTTCCCAAAAAAAAGCTCTCCAAGAACTCTGGGCTTATTTCTTTGATGGTCCCCGGAAACGATTTCTGCTTAGCAACCCAACAAGAGCAGATCCATTAGTGCAGGCTGTAACCTGGCCCCTTAgtacactgcctggcacacaatagacAATAACTGTCTTGACAGAGACATAAAAATAACACATGTAAATTGCGGTAAAACCTACATAACAAAGTTGCCGTCTTAACCACCTTTAAGTACACAGTTTAGAGGCGTGAAGTACACTCACATCTCAGTGGTTTTCTtttggatgaatgcataaatagTGGTATCAGTTACTTGTTTCTGAAAGTCAACAAGAGTCAGACCATCATTTTAATTCATGTTCTTCTTTCCTCCAGACGAAGTCATACGGAAGCGCCTCCTAATTGATGGAGATGGTGCTGGAGATGATCGGAGAATCAATCTGCTAGTGAAAAGTTTCATTAAATGGTGCAACTCTGGGTCCCAGGAAGAGGGGTATTTATTTCATCTCACTTTTGTTTCTACACCAGTGGGCTGATAAGAGTTTAAACCCTGTATACAGCCTATCAATATTTCAGATTTTCACTCACCTTCAGTGTCCAGTGGAGGCAATTTTGGGTTAATCAGCTATAGATTTTTCTGGTCTTTCTTTCTATTCAGAAGCCtgctttatgtttattaaaatgtgCAGAAGGTATGGTGGTAAGAAAGGAGAATTAAATTTTGGCTCACTAATTTGGTCAATTTTAGCAGGTAAGTTAGACAAAATATCTAAATgaaattgtctttgttttatttttttttttaaagtaagctgtaggcccaacatggggcttaaacacatgaccccaagatcacgaGTCACCTgtgctaccaactgagccatccaggcacctcaattttctctttttttaataagccAATAGATAGTTGTTGCAAGggtttatacatatttaataatttttcttgtgTTAGAAAAATTTCCCTCATTTGAATTAACTTTTCACATAGATCTTTGTAAAGAgtgaaaaaaattgtgaaaataaaattgggaGCATAAAAAAACAtcttaatgaaaacatttgaaaatgtattttaaacaaaattcaaacaaGTAGTTGTTTGAATTTAGCTTATAGTGATAAGAACAGTGGTCTCATCTTTGCACGTGTAACTAAAGCAGTTTATAAATTCAAGTATATCACATCTGGAGAAAGAAAACGTAagggaaagatattttaaagtattttataatttttttaattttttaaaaattattttaaataaagcaaaggaTTCTCTTAGAACTTGATAGGATTTAATTACCAAATCTTGGCCTGTACTATAATGGCTCAACTTTGGTATTTCACAAAaacctttattctgttttttctctctttttcgcTAGATACAGCCAGTACCAACGTATGCTGAGCACGCTGTCCCAATGTGAATTTTCAATGGGGAAAACTTTGCTGGTATATGATATGAAtctcagagaaatggaaaattatgaaaaaatttacaaagaaataggTAAAGAAACTTAAAGCCATTaatgtttccatgtaattttaatttttatgaccCAAAGGAGACAATATCTGCTaacatttttctttggtttgtggtaaaataataacaatgttaATAGAATATAGTAAATGTTAGctacaaaaatgtattctgaTATGATACAATACTTAGCGTTACAGCTGTTTTTTAAACCACCAGCATCTATTTCATTAGCAATggaacttaatttaaaaacacattttaggggcgcctgggtggctcagtcggttgggtgtccgacttcagctcaggtcacgatctcgcggtccgtgagttcgagccccgcgtcgggctctgggctgatggctcagagcctggagcctgcttccgattctgtgtctccctctctctctgcccctcccccattcatgctctgtgtctctctgtctcaaaaataaataaacgctaaaaaaaaaaaaattaaaaaaaaaacacatttaaaattaaaaatggatggagATTATACATGTTGTTacaactgtctttaaaaaaaaccttttcatatAGAATGTAGCATTGCAGGAGCACATGAAAAAATTGCTGAGTGCAAAAAGCAAATTCTTCAAGCAAAACGAATACGAAAAAATCGCCAAGGTAAGGGTTTTGTGGAATTTAGTGCGCAAATGCTTTATTACTGAGTACTATTTTCATGCAGTTTTTAATGTTGTGTGGTAAAATCTTCAGTAAGAATCAACctgaattattaaaaagaattagGAGCTAAACTTAATTCTTTAAAGCTATGTTATTCCTTAAAATAGTGGAGAAGGAAGGCtgtgctggaaaaaaaatatttttttgtttttttgttggtttgtttgtttgtttgtttgctggaTGGTATTGATTAtccaaatatttcttaagtattcattttttctttttactcttcagACCCCTTTGCCTAAATGTTACAGTTAATCAGCAAAGGCAATTCAGACAAATACACTAGAcctcaggttttgtttgttatttgtttcaCGGAACTCCTTGcgagataaaagaaaagaatttaagcTCAGTGAGTTTTTATTAAGTACAAAGCAAGCAAACATTTGCAAGCTGCCTAAATATCTAATAAGAGGAAGAGTAAAGTTTAGTTTTGccctgatttcttttgttttttaatcagggTTTGTCCTCATTGCAGTCCATAAAAACTagtccaaaataatttttaatggctgGGGCATTGCTTCTCCTATAATGTAaacggaaagaaagaaagataaaaaatataatgcaTAATCACAATTGTAACCTATATACAAAAAActagaaggaaatagaaaatgtaaacgGTTATTATTTTGGGGCTGTGGGGTTTTATGgcttagggttttttgtttttgtttttgtttttcactgatCACGTATTACTTtgtaatctaaaaaaaattttattagaagtcacacttttggggcatctgggtggctcagtcagttaagtatccagctttgcctcaggtcataatctcacagtttgtgagttggaaccctgtgttgtgctctgtgctgacagctcagagcctagagcctgcttcggattctgtgtctacgtctctctctgctcctcccctgctcgtactctatttctgtctctgtctctctgtctcaaaaataaatattaaaaatttttttctttttaaataaagaaataaaagtcacacttttattggggcatctggatggcacagtcagttaagcatgtgactttggctcaggtcatgatctcacagtttgtgagttcaagtcccatgttgggctctttgctgacagctcagagcctggagcctgcttctgattctgtgtctccctctctctctctgcccctccccgactctctctctctttcaaaaataaacattaaaaaaactttttaagtcacacttttattgaattaatatgctgattttcaaaacaatgaattttacattttaatgaacCAATTAAGATGcttaattacttattttaaaaaaattgttttttgaattCGTTCTAAAATGCATATGGTCAAGTTCAGTGGCCAATTTACAGCaatgtatttaataattaataccgattctaaaataattttaaaatgttttacaatgCTTTTTCTGGATTAGCTGAGGCTTTTAAATGAATGCTGCCATTCATCATTTCATAAGAAAGGCCAACAGGAAATAACAAGGAAACCTGAAAGTCTCAGTGGAACAGAAACAAGGAATTTTATCAGTTctgaattttaaatcatttctaaGTTTCTGAAATCTTTACCTTTAGAATGAGAATGAGATGTGTAATTTGCCCTTGTTAAGATCCAAAATTAATGATACGATATATTTACCTAGCTGATCTTTTCTTTGCTGGGCAAATAGGTAGTAAGATCCTCATCAGAATCAGTCTGCTTAATGATCAATAGTGGTTTAAGTTCACTTATACTCTGCTGGCTTCTTATATCCTACCTAGGGATAGgtaaatggaaaaacagattGGGAGCAAAAGTCcttgtttaaaattgttttgaaataggggtacctgagtggctcagttgattaaacgtccgactccaactcaggtcatgatctcacagttcatgtgtttgagtcctgcatagggctctatgctgatagctcagagcctggagcctgctttgaattctgtgtttccctctctctctctgcccctcccctgctctcttgctctctctctgtctctgtctctcgaaaacaaataaacattaaaaaagaataaaaaagttttgaaataatgGATTATAGTTATAGGCCAACCAAGTGACATTGGCAATACTCTTTCCATCcttaagttgtttttatttctttatgcacTCAGAAACTGATTAAGAGAGATCTGTCATgttatacattttgttttcatatccAGGTTCAAAAAAACcttaatttgataaatatttttatatctttcagaATATGATGCTTTGGCAAAAGTGATCCAGCATCATCCAGACAGACATGAGACACTAAAGTAAGTTTAGAGTTTACTTTGAAAGGAACTAATCTTTATACATAAATGTTCACATACTAGcctatgttttccatttttatgggaGTACAAAGTATGTTTCAGAAGGAGGGGTCACATCTTCCCAATAACATATTCTAATGCTGCttgattaaatttttttcttcctccaatcTAACTGCTTCTAGGtctaaaataaatgcatataggggcacctgggtggctcatttggttcagcatccaactcttggttttggctcaggtcatgatcttgtggtttgtgagttcgagccccacatctggctctgcactgatagtgtggagtctgcttgggattctctgtccctctcactctcaaaaataaataaacttaaaaaaataaattcatataatatACATCACactaaaatggataaataaagtatGGTGTACTTATATAGTAGAATACTAAATGAGGAGTATAAAACAAATTagatatacacttttttttagatatacactttaaaaaatttttttaaatgcttttatttatttttgagacagagagagacagagcatgagcaggggaggggcagagagagagggagacacagaatccaaagcaggctccaggctctgagctgtcagcacagagcctgacttggggctcgaactcacagactgtgggatcatgacctgagctgaagtcagacgtttaaccgactgagccacctaggcaccccttataCACTTTTTAAACTCAGATTTCAAAACACaatcagtgaaaagaaaaacagaagacatacaatgaattttaaattattcctgATCTTCTGTAATACTTGCAGAATAGTAACGATTTATAAAGTTAACGTCCCCCCATTATCTACTAATACTGTATATAATTTAGAGGGACAAATAAATATATGGGTTGGAATGATACAGTGATTGCCTGACTGGGGAGTAGAGGAAGATAAAAGGCCTGAGATAGAGGACAGGCAATAAGGTTCTAGTATCTCAAGTTAATCTGCAGTGTTTTAGTTCTtttaccaagaaaaagagaagaagaaagacttATTTTGTCAAATAAGAATgacaaaacattaaaagttgTCAAATCTTGGGGGTATGATATCCTATTATCTGTGTcttcttagattttaaaaattatctagaaatttgattttaatgaaattaGTGCACATTTAGAAGTTAAGAAATCATCCCTCGCTTCAAAGTTTCATCATAATGGAGTCTAAGAACttcttatcctttaaaaaaatttttttaaatactctttagtaattaaaaatttagGCATTAATTGTGAATTCTGTCTCCCCAATTAGCAAAATGTaacactgttttattattttcagggaACTAGAGTCTCTGGGAAAAGAACTGGAGCATCTTTCACATATTAAAGAAAGTGTGGAAGATAAGGTATTTGCACACGTATTTTAGCCTCTGTGATATGTGTATGTTCATAGATCGGTGTGCATTAACTCTTTTCTCATGAACACAGCTGGAACTGAGACGGAAACAGTTTCACGTTCTACTTAGTACCATCCACGAACTTCAGCAAACGCTGGAAAGTAAGTAGAAGTCACggaatgaatgtttatttattttttttgtgtgtttatttttgagatagagagagacagagcatgaacgggggaggggcagagagagagggagacacagaaccggaagcaggctccaggctctgagctgtcagcacagagcccgacgtggggctcgaactcacagacctcagtgagatcgtgacctgagctgaagtcggacgcttaaccgactgagccacccaggcgccccaacggaATGAATGTTTATAAGGACTTTTAAGTGATCCAGGGGTGTGCCCTCTAAAATATACGTCTTCTTGACAGATCATACCTGCAGTTTCAGAGTAGGAGTATAGCTGGATGATGCCAGAAGGCATTCATGTAGTTCAACTTTCCGTATATATGCAGAAAAGCCTGAAGATGTAACAATATATGATTTAAATACATAACCAGTGTTTCATATAAAGAGAAATTCAAAGGTGATAGATTTGGAATTCTTCTTGGTTTATTATAGTTTATTGCTATAAAGTAATGCTGTGAAGTAATTCAGGACCCAGGCAGGCAATGGTGAGGAGGTGAAGTAATTAGCACATAAGCACATTTGCATAGTCAGTGAATAGAACGTACTTTCAGGAACTGGAGACTTGCTCTTTGTATTGATTATAGCAAATTGGAAATTTCTATGCTGTCTGATTTCCTGATCATTTTCAAGAaaagcctaggggcacctgggtggctcagttggttgagcatcccactcttgattttggattgagccctgcgtcaggctctgcactgatagagtgggagggaacctgcttgggattctttctccctctctctttctgcccttccctctgctcacacacttcctctctctctctcaaaataaagaaataaatttaaaaaaaaaaaaaagaaaagaaaagcctaaaacctagatttttaaaaaaatgtattctctcacatacattttaaacttttttttttacattttttaaacattaattcattgttgagacacagagcgtgagcatgggaggggcagagagaaggggagacacagaatccgaagcaggctccaggctccaagctgtcaacacagagcctgacgcgaggctcaaacccaagagcagttcaatcatgacctgagcgaaggcagatgcttaactgactgagccacccaggtgcccctctctcacatacattttaaaaaatgtattctagtggcacctgggtggctcagtcagttaagcgtccgacttcggctcaggttatgatctcacagttcgtgggttcgagccccgcgtcgggctctgtgctgacagctcggagcctggagcctgcttcagattctgtgtctccctctctctcccactccctagctcatgctctctctttctctttctctctcaaaaatgaataagcattaaaaaaatttttttaatgtactctatgacataaattttacattttgattatGCTCATAAACACCAACAGccaaaacagcatttttaaaaccaaacacTGTGTGGGTCAATTGCAGTCATAGACTGCCATTTTGCCATCTTTTTAGATATATCAGctaataaaggataaaaatgttGTCATGTATTCGCTAAATATATAACTTAAGGAAATTTGACTGCAGTTTTATGGTTCTTTCTCAACTACAGATGATGAAAAGCTCTCCGAAGTAGAAGAAGCTCAAGAAACCAGCATGGAAACAGACTCCAAGCCATAGACAGGCTAATGGTTCACCATTCCCAAGAATACGGAAGTAACAACATGCTCACTGTGTTTGGAACTTGTTGTACTCTTGAGATTTAAAGTTTTGGCAGTGAACtactttccttttaaatgttaatgCCCAGTTCATTCCGATTTCtttacacaaaggaaaaagactTTAATATCAATTTGTTTGTATTGAAATgccttttttattcttgaaaggtAGGAAGCAACATCCCAAAAGGTTTCATAGAATGTTTTCAAGCCAGATATGTTTTGTGCTCAGTAGTGTTGTAGGTAGTTTTTAACTGGTAACACTGATTGGCTTATAAACTAAGTTG
This DNA window, taken from Neofelis nebulosa isolate mNeoNeb1 chromosome 4, mNeoNeb1.pri, whole genome shotgun sequence, encodes the following:
- the THOC7 gene encoding THO complex subunit 7 homolog isoform X2 — its product is MGAVTDDEVIRKRLLIDGDGAGDDRRINLLVKSFIKWCNSGSQEEGYSQYQRMLSTLSQCEFSMGKTLLVYDMNLREMENYEKIYKEIECSIAGAHEKIAECKKQILQAKRIRKNRQEYDALAKVIQHHPDRHETLKELESLGKELEHLSHIKESVEDKLELRRKQFHVLLSTIHELQQTLENDEKLSEVEEAQETSMETDSKP
- the THOC7 gene encoding THO complex subunit 7 homolog isoform X1, producing the protein MLIFIGRSQNCYFLKADEVIRKRLLIDGDGAGDDRRINLLVKSFIKWCNSGSQEEGYSQYQRMLSTLSQCEFSMGKTLLVYDMNLREMENYEKIYKEIECSIAGAHEKIAECKKQILQAKRIRKNRQEYDALAKVIQHHPDRHETLKELESLGKELEHLSHIKESVEDKLELRRKQFHVLLSTIHELQQTLENDEKLSEVEEAQETSMETDSKP